In Deltaproteobacteria bacterium HGW-Deltaproteobacteria-18, a single genomic region encodes these proteins:
- the acpS gene encoding 4'-phosphopantetheinyl transferase (Catalyzes the formation of holo-ACP, which mediates the essential transfer of acyl fatty acid intermediates during the biosynthesis of fatty acids and lipids), which yields MIIGVGVDIAELERIARSYARFADKFSARILTPAEIALVPANAVPFLASRFAAKEAAVKALGTGFSGGITFQDIEVRSDALGKPQISFHNQAQLRFQALGGRTAHITLSHSRENAVAMVILEG from the coding sequence ATGATTATCGGAGTGGGTGTCGACATTGCGGAGCTTGAGCGAATCGCGCGTTCGTATGCCCGGTTCGCCGACAAGTTCAGCGCACGAATTCTGACTCCGGCAGAGATCGCCCTTGTTCCGGCCAATGCGGTTCCGTTTTTGGCCTCCCGTTTCGCGGCCAAGGAGGCGGCGGTAAAGGCGCTGGGCACGGGATTCAGCGGCGGGATCACGTTTCAGGATATCGAGGTGCGTTCCGACGCGCTCGGCAAGCCGCAGATCTCTTTTCACAACCAGGCCCAGCTCAGATTTCAGGCCCTGGGGGGCCGCACCGCGCATATCACCCTGTCCCACAGCCGCGAAAATGCCGTGGCCATGGTCATTCTCGAAGGCTGA
- a CDS encoding glycosyltransferase: MYSHDTYGLGHIRRSMALAQNILTEEHNILILTGSPIVGRFDFPQGIDFVRVPGMIKQNNDLYVPHSIKVEPEMALTIRQNIILATAQAFKPSLFLVDKAPLGLKREVVPTLRWLREESPKTQVVLGLRDIMDSPESTIEEWRRKNIYDALDTLYSEIWVYGNREVYDSVREYEIPAHIASKMHFTGYIPRQIPRIQHRPRIRRSMNIAPGEKFVLVTAGGGGDGHKVVDTYLTMLETLPHAPFKTMIVTGPMLAENLYDQLAARARKLKVRICKFYRKMEKAILAADCVVSMGGYNTMCEIVGAARPSLIIPRSVPREEQLIRARLFAARGLLEYIPWETVEPAPMLACIEKLLHEPASYEAALAGFPMTAFDIINQRIQSFGAQA; this comes from the coding sequence ATGTACTCCCACGACACCTACGGCCTGGGACATATCCGTCGGAGCATGGCTCTGGCGCAAAACATCCTGACCGAGGAACACAACATCCTCATCCTGACGGGTTCACCCATCGTCGGCCGGTTCGACTTCCCGCAAGGCATCGATTTCGTGCGCGTTCCGGGCATGATCAAACAGAACAACGATCTCTATGTGCCGCATTCGATAAAGGTCGAGCCCGAGATGGCACTGACCATTCGCCAGAACATCATCCTGGCCACCGCGCAAGCTTTCAAGCCTTCCCTCTTTCTGGTCGACAAGGCCCCGCTGGGCCTCAAGCGCGAGGTGGTCCCGACCTTGCGCTGGTTGCGGGAAGAGAGCCCGAAAACTCAAGTCGTGCTGGGGCTTCGCGACATCATGGACAGCCCCGAGAGCACTATCGAGGAATGGCGCAGGAAGAACATCTATGACGCTCTGGATACGCTCTATTCGGAGATCTGGGTCTACGGAAACCGCGAGGTGTACGATTCTGTACGAGAATACGAAATTCCCGCCCACATCGCCTCGAAGATGCATTTCACCGGATACATCCCACGGCAGATCCCGCGTATCCAGCATCGCCCGCGCATCCGCCGCAGCATGAACATAGCACCGGGCGAAAAGTTCGTGTTGGTGACGGCCGGCGGGGGCGGAGACGGACACAAGGTCGTGGACACGTACCTGACCATGCTCGAGACCCTGCCCCATGCCCCGTTCAAAACCATGATCGTGACCGGCCCGATGCTGGCCGAGAACCTTTACGACCAGCTCGCGGCCAGGGCCCGTAAGCTCAAGGTGCGCATCTGCAAGTTCTACCGCAAGATGGAAAAGGCCATCCTGGCCGCCGACTGCGTGGTCTCCATGGGCGGCTACAACACCATGTGCGAGATCGTCGGCGCTGCCCGCCCGTCCCTCATCATCCCCCGCAGCGTCCCGCGGGAAGAGCAGCTCATCCGGGCCAGACTCTTCGCCGCCAGGGGACTGCTGGAATACATCCCGTGGGAGACCGTCGAACCGGCCCCCATGCTCGCATGCATCGAGAAACTCCTGCACGAACCGGCCTCCTACGAAGCGGCCCTGGCCGGTTTCCCCATGACCGCCTTCGACATCATCAACCAGCGAATCCAGAGCTTCGGAGCACAGGCATGA
- a CDS encoding glycosyl transferase family 1, whose amino-acid sequence MRIAYYPTFRALDHPRSSGLVSIARDVVAAMEAGGHEVMVPLSQTTEWIFLRPLEWPGALVDAWKACRAVKRARPDCWFTYHTYYRGPDPFGPFIAARHRLPYFILAGSYATKYRKRLKTWAGFHLNRMALERADAVFVNKLRDVDNLGRILPPERIVYIRPGIRTENFPLNPGLGAATRLRLGLNGKLVVVTAAMFRPGVKEDGVAFVIDACAALKPRFPELHLLILGDGAGRERLEKRARQLLPDACTFSGRVEPADMHGWYQAGDIFAFPGIGEALGMVYLEAQCCGLPVVATSHDGAPEVVADGEAGIIVPPFSLEAFASAVGELLRDADRRRLLGRQARKRVLRVHDIAANYREMLVVMEKICAGRRS is encoded by the coding sequence ATGCGCATCGCCTATTACCCGACCTTCCGCGCCCTGGATCACCCGCGATCGTCGGGCCTGGTGTCCATTGCCCGTGACGTTGTCGCGGCCATGGAGGCCGGGGGACACGAGGTCATGGTGCCTCTCAGCCAGACCACGGAGTGGATCTTCCTGCGCCCGCTTGAATGGCCCGGGGCCCTGGTCGATGCTTGGAAGGCCTGCAGGGCCGTGAAACGCGCCCGCCCGGACTGCTGGTTCACCTACCACACCTACTATCGCGGCCCGGACCCGTTCGGGCCATTCATCGCCGCCCGCCACCGCCTGCCCTATTTCATCCTGGCGGGCTCCTATGCCACCAAGTACCGCAAGCGCCTGAAAACCTGGGCAGGCTTCCACCTGAACCGCATGGCCCTGGAGCGGGCCGATGCGGTCTTCGTCAACAAACTGCGCGACGTGGACAACCTCGGGCGCATCCTGCCGCCGGAGCGCATCGTTTACATCCGTCCCGGCATCCGCACGGAAAATTTCCCCCTGAACCCCGGCCTGGGCGCGGCCACCCGCTTGCGCCTCGGGCTCAATGGAAAGCTGGTCGTCGTCACGGCGGCCATGTTCCGCCCCGGCGTAAAGGAGGACGGCGTCGCCTTCGTCATCGACGCCTGCGCGGCCCTTAAACCCCGGTTTCCGGAACTGCACCTGCTCATCCTTGGCGACGGCGCCGGGCGCGAACGTCTGGAGAAGCGGGCCAGGCAGCTCCTGCCCGATGCCTGCACCTTCTCCGGCCGGGTGGAACCTGCAGACATGCACGGCTGGTACCAGGCCGGCGACATCTTCGCCTTTCCCGGCATCGGTGAGGCCCTGGGCATGGTCTACCTCGAGGCCCAGTGCTGCGGCCTGCCCGTGGTGGCCACCAGTCACGACGGTGCGCCGGAGGTCGTGGCCGACGGCGAGGCCGGGATCATCGTCCCGCCCTTCTCCCTCGAAGCCTTTGCCTCTGCGGTGGGCGAACTGCTGCGCGACGCGGACCGGCGCAGGCTCCTGGGCAGGCAGGCCCGCAAA
- the recB gene encoding exodeoxyribonuclease V subunit beta — MKEPMDLCTAPLDGTTLIEASAGTGKTYTLTGLVVRLLLEKNLTVDQILVVTFTDAATEELRGRIRKRLSDMAGVLADRLEADDDLERDLLARFGGTDAARRLELALRNFDLAQIFTIHGFCQRMLSKNGFECSALFDTQLEPDLSDLRRQVCVDFWRSRILSLSGLTGTAVRAALTPDLLTELAGLPFLAQSVRIVPDTVPPDPAPLDRAAQDACARLLASWPAAEREVRDLLLGQASSFNARMFTPEKLHLRLEASRKFLLLPRLDAKNQLKALGELTPDYVRGMTKKAFTAPEHPLFEGIRELLDLIEALRQAVGPFVVHLRHAFLSGVTARLDELKRRRGVMGFDDLLRGMHAALASPELVNAARSQYRAALIDEFQDTDGLQYDIFRTLFAGPDETSLFLIGDPKQAIYSFRGADLHTYLQAADSCARSRTLGVNYRSTPELIEAVNRVFSRPENPFLHRKIAYQGVAAPAGEHERFSEDGGRPAPLVLWHAGSGEKPLAKGALAPRIRRAVSAEISRLLNGAAAGRVRVGDAPLLPGHIAVLVETHAQGEDIHKALGALGIPSVVTHTSSVFATPEARELLSLLHGVAECQRPAALRTALAMPMVGLTAPELLALDEDGGRLDAWFERFLACRDLWERRGVMAALQRLFAELDVRKRLVSLPGGERRMTNVLHCLELLHGHEREAGASMHALLTWFGRKLDTDGTEETQLRLDTDRDAVQIVTIHKSKGLQYPVVFCPFIHGKARCPDDRALVHDDGLLLDLGSPELGARVRAALDDAQAERVRLLYVALTRAKCRCYTVWGRINEAETSGAAWLFHGHRVDAPGNLSWESVTEELVREDLEQLRDDCIEISELPEVEAEPGPPQFTNAPELACRTWDRTLGPGFGLASFTGLTRGSEHGLRPGLDEDDAAGAAGDDEWSMARFPRGAAAGSCLHRIFERIDFTDPGTVPGEVAEALAAYGFDAAWEGTVTNMVRRTLRTDLGGFKLEDIGTRERVVELEFLFPLRPVTREALAAVYREAAGLLPPELPERMESLRFEPRRGFMTGFMDLVVRHEEKFYLLDWKSNWLGPTPGHYTPKALEAAMAGSHYFLQYHLYCLALNRHLGLRMKGYGYAEHFGGVRYVFLRGIDPAVRGQGVHTDTPAPAFLTALDKALLDMERR, encoded by the coding sequence ATGAAGGAACCCATGGATCTCTGCACGGCCCCACTGGACGGCACGACCCTCATCGAGGCCAGCGCCGGCACCGGCAAGACCTACACCCTGACGGGCCTCGTCGTGCGTCTGCTGCTGGAGAAGAACCTGACCGTGGACCAGATCCTCGTCGTGACCTTCACCGACGCGGCCACGGAAGAATTGCGCGGCCGCATCCGCAAGCGCCTGTCGGACATGGCCGGCGTTCTGGCCGACAGGCTGGAAGCCGACGACGACCTGGAACGGGACCTTCTGGCCCGCTTCGGGGGCACCGACGCCGCCCGCAGGCTGGAGCTGGCCCTGCGCAACTTCGACTTGGCCCAGATCTTCACCATCCACGGCTTCTGCCAGCGCATGCTCTCCAAAAACGGCTTCGAGTGCTCGGCCCTCTTCGACACGCAGCTCGAACCCGACCTCTCGGACCTGCGCCGCCAGGTCTGCGTGGATTTCTGGCGCTCCCGCATCCTGTCCCTGTCGGGCCTGACCGGCACGGCGGTGCGCGCGGCCCTGACCCCGGACCTGCTCACGGAGCTGGCTGGCCTGCCCTTCCTGGCCCAGAGCGTCCGCATCGTGCCCGACACCGTCCCGCCGGACCCGGCCCCCCTGGACCGGGCGGCGCAGGACGCCTGCGCGCGGCTTCTGGCCTCGTGGCCCGCGGCCGAAAGGGAGGTCCGCGACCTGCTGCTGGGCCAGGCCTCCAGTTTCAACGCGCGCATGTTCACGCCCGAAAAGCTGCACCTGCGGCTAGAGGCCTCGCGGAAGTTCCTGCTGCTCCCCCGCCTGGACGCAAAGAACCAGCTCAAAGCCCTCGGGGAGCTCACCCCGGACTATGTGCGGGGCATGACCAAGAAGGCTTTTACGGCGCCCGAACACCCGCTGTTCGAGGGCATCCGCGAGCTGCTCGACCTGATCGAGGCACTGCGCCAGGCCGTCGGCCCCTTCGTCGTCCACCTGCGCCACGCGTTCCTCTCCGGCGTGACGGCCCGCCTGGACGAACTCAAGCGCCGCCGGGGCGTCATGGGCTTCGACGACCTGCTGCGGGGCATGCACGCCGCCCTGGCCAGCCCGGAACTCGTGAATGCGGCACGGAGCCAGTACCGCGCCGCCCTCATCGACGAATTCCAGGACACCGACGGCCTGCAGTACGACATCTTCCGCACCCTCTTCGCCGGCCCGGACGAGACCAGCCTGTTCCTCATTGGCGACCCCAAGCAGGCCATCTACTCCTTCCGCGGCGCGGACCTGCACACCTACCTCCAGGCGGCCGACAGCTGCGCACGCAGCCGCACCCTGGGGGTCAACTACCGCTCCACGCCCGAACTGATCGAGGCCGTGAACCGCGTGTTCTCCAGGCCCGAGAACCCGTTCCTGCATCGCAAGATCGCCTACCAGGGCGTCGCGGCCCCGGCAGGGGAGCACGAGCGGTTCAGCGAAGACGGCGGCCGTCCCGCGCCCCTGGTTCTGTGGCACGCAGGGAGCGGGGAAAAGCCCCTGGCCAAGGGGGCACTCGCCCCGCGCATCCGCCGGGCCGTGTCCGCAGAGATAAGCCGCCTGCTGAACGGGGCGGCCGCGGGGCGTGTCCGCGTCGGCGACGCCCCGCTCCTGCCCGGCCACATCGCCGTCCTGGTCGAGACCCACGCCCAGGGCGAGGACATCCACAAGGCCCTCGGCGCCCTCGGCATCCCCAGCGTGGTCACGCACACCTCGTCGGTCTTCGCCACACCCGAGGCCAGGGAGCTTCTGTCCCTGCTGCACGGCGTGGCCGAATGCCAGCGTCCGGCCGCCTTGCGCACGGCCCTCGCCATGCCCATGGTCGGGCTGACCGCGCCGGAGCTCCTCGCCCTGGACGAGGACGGCGGACGCCTCGACGCCTGGTTCGAACGTTTCCTCGCCTGCCGCGACCTGTGGGAACGCCGCGGGGTCATGGCCGCGCTGCAGCGCCTTTTCGCCGAACTGGACGTGCGCAAGCGCCTCGTCTCCCTGCCGGGCGGCGAGCGGCGCATGACCAACGTCCTGCACTGCCTGGAACTGCTTCACGGCCATGAGCGCGAGGCAGGGGCGTCCATGCACGCCCTGCTGACCTGGTTCGGCCGCAAGCTCGACACCGACGGCACCGAGGAAACCCAGCTGCGTCTGGACACGGACCGCGACGCGGTCCAGATCGTGACCATCCACAAGAGCAAGGGCCTGCAGTACCCCGTGGTCTTCTGCCCCTTCATCCACGGCAAGGCCAGATGCCCCGACGACCGCGCCCTGGTCCACGACGACGGCCTGCTGCTGGATCTGGGTTCGCCGGAGCTTGGCGCGCGGGTGCGCGCGGCCCTGGACGACGCCCAGGCCGAGCGCGTGCGCCTGCTCTACGTGGCTCTGACCCGCGCCAAGTGCCGCTGCTACACCGTCTGGGGACGCATCAACGAGGCCGAGACCTCGGGTGCGGCCTGGCTTTTTCATGGGCATCGCGTCGACGCCCCGGGGAATCTCAGCTGGGAGAGCGTCACCGAAGAACTGGTGCGCGAGGATCTGGAACAGCTGCGGGACGACTGCATCGAAATTTCGGAACTGCCCGAAGTCGAAGCCGAGCCCGGGCCTCCGCAGTTCACCAACGCGCCGGAACTCGCTTGCCGCACCTGGGACCGGACCCTGGGGCCTGGCTTCGGGCTGGCCAGCTTCACCGGCCTGACCCGCGGGTCCGAACACGGCCTGCGGCCCGGCCTGGACGAGGACGACGCGGCGGGCGCGGCCGGGGACGACGAGTGGTCCATGGCCCGCTTCCCGCGCGGGGCCGCGGCCGGGTCGTGCCTGCACCGCATTTTCGAACGCATCGACTTCACGGACCCGGGAACCGTCCCCGGAGAGGTGGCGGAAGCACTGGCCGCCTACGGCTTCGACGCGGCCTGGGAAGGGACGGTCACGAACATGGTCCGGCGCACCCTGCGCACGGACCTGGGTGGCTTCAAGCTGGAGGACATCGGAACCAGGGAACGGGTGGTGGAACTGGAATTCCTCTTCCCCCTGCGCCCCGTGACCCGCGAGGCCCTGGCCGCCGTGTATCGCGAGGCGGCCGGACTGCTGCCGCCCGAACTGCCCGAACGCATGGAAAGCCTGCGCTTCGAGCCGCGCCGGGGCTTCATGACCGGTTTCATGGATCTGGTCGTCAGGCATGAGGAAAAATTCTACCTGCTCGACTGGAAGTCCAACTGGCTCGGCCCCACGCCAGGGCACTACACGCCCAAGGCCCTGGAAGCGGCCATGGCCGGCAGCCACTATTTCCTGCAGTACCATCTCTACTGCCTGGCCTTGAACCGCCATCTGGGACTGCGCATGAAAGGATACGGGTACGCGGAGCATTTCGGCGGCGTGCGCTACGTCTTCCTGCGCGGCATCGACCCGGCCGTCCGGGGACAGGGCGTGCATACGGACACGCCCGCTCCGGCCTTCCTGACCGCCCTGGACAAGGCCCTTTTAGACATGGAGAGACGCTGA
- a CDS encoding colanic acid biosynthesis glycosyltransferase WcaL, with amino-acid sequence MKTPVIGMVLKGYPRISETFISNEIRLLEEQGLTVHIFSMRQPRENFTHKSVEAIKARVTYLPSEFWTSLHRFLWPNLRTLLSHPAGYAKSFRLACKRFLHNRNFMTFKHFFQGGYLVHHAQGLNLAHLHAHFAHSPTSVAMFASEICGVPFSFTAHAKDIYTSDATQLSEKIDKARFVVTCTKYNKAFLEDLVQGRHEVHCVYHGIDLELFFAHAVTRTPEPPYTFLTVARIVEKKGIPDILEALALLAREGFPFRYVLIGSGDDKEAVKTRVRELGLEGHVEMPGTMAHDQVLEHFQGADCFVLGCRIARSGDRDGIPNVLAESMALGVPVIGTRVSGIPELVEHEETGLLVDATRPEEMAAALKRIATDQALRAKIIPAARQKVTEVFDNKKLIVELVALYRSLTNL; translated from the coding sequence ATGAAAACTCCCGTCATCGGCATGGTCCTCAAGGGGTATCCCCGCATTTCCGAGACCTTCATCTCCAACGAGATCCGCCTCCTGGAAGAACAGGGGCTCACGGTGCACATCTTTTCCATGCGCCAGCCCCGCGAGAATTTCACCCACAAGTCCGTGGAGGCCATAAAGGCCCGCGTGACCTATCTGCCGTCCGAGTTCTGGACCAGCCTGCACCGCTTCCTGTGGCCGAACCTGCGCACCCTGCTGTCCCACCCCGCAGGATACGCAAAGAGCTTCCGGCTGGCCTGCAAGCGCTTCCTGCACAACCGCAATTTCATGACCTTCAAGCATTTTTTCCAGGGCGGCTATCTGGTGCACCACGCCCAAGGTCTGAACCTGGCCCACCTGCACGCCCACTTCGCCCACAGCCCGACCTCGGTTGCCATGTTCGCCTCCGAGATCTGCGGCGTGCCCTTCAGCTTCACGGCCCACGCCAAGGACATCTACACCTCCGACGCCACTCAGCTGTCCGAGAAGATCGACAAGGCCCGCTTCGTCGTGACCTGCACGAAATACAACAAGGCCTTCCTGGAAGATCTCGTGCAGGGGCGACACGAAGTGCACTGCGTGTATCACGGCATCGACCTCGAACTCTTCTTCGCCCACGCGGTGACGCGCACACCCGAGCCGCCTTACACATTCCTGACCGTCGCCCGCATCGTCGAAAAGAAGGGCATCCCCGACATCCTCGAAGCCCTGGCACTGCTGGCCAGGGAGGGTTTCCCCTTCCGCTACGTGCTCATCGGCAGCGGCGACGACAAGGAGGCCGTGAAAACCAGGGTGCGGGAACTGGGACTGGAAGGGCATGTGGAGATGCCGGGCACCATGGCCCACGACCAGGTCCTGGAACACTTCCAGGGCGCCGACTGCTTCGTGCTCGGCTGCCGCATCGCCCGCAGCGGCGACCGCGACGGCATCCCCAACGTCCTGGCCGAAAGCATGGCACTGGGGGTACCGGTCATCGGGACCCGCGTCTCGGGCATCCCCGAACTGGTCGAACACGAGGAGACGGGTCTGCTGGTCGACGCCACGCGGCCCGAAGAAATGGCCGCGGCCCTCAAACGCATCGCCACGGACCAGGCGCTGCGGGCGAAAATCATTCCGGCGGCCAGGCAGAAAGTGACCGAGGTCTTCGACAACAAGAAGCTCATTGTCGAACTCGTGGCCCTGTACCGCAGCCTGACGAACCTCTAG
- the recD gene encoding exodeoxyribonuclease V subunit alpha, with protein sequence MFASPAILPRLSASGLFNAADVYQARFAASLAAPGQGDLAAGLAALLSLAVREGHVCLHLDDATARERLEALALNASVDLTATGIVGGPDSGAPMIIHGRRLYFSRFFRDERSLAEAFLRLAQTPPRKIPEDLLPDIFRRTDAPDWQDVACFAALRSRFCVISGGPGTGKTTTVARILTLAARMHAGKSFTIRLAAPTGKAASRMTEALAQAFPDGALPPELEACLTQGAQTVHRLLGWGARGFRHHRDNPLPLDMLVVDEASMLDLELTARLLDALPEHAALVLLGDRNQLASVEAGAVLANLCHEAAVNAFSPGFTADAGVPGLPVTEVATPLTDHVVELRMSYRFRGDSGISALAAFIRDGDADRAAALLELEHDDLEVKTRPGPTALAADLKPLLRGSFGKLGKETAPGRAFEALGTLRLLSPIRQGPRGTEALNRLAQETLGQVGEVWYAGRPVMILENDYNLGLFNGDVGIALPAGPELRVFFPGPEGFVSFSPARLPRFETCYAMTVHKSQGSEFGHTVLVLPEEPCPILGRELLYTALTRAKKQFSLIGTTDQVRTAVQRPARRDSGLEEMLARRFQA encoded by the coding sequence ATGTTTGCCAGCCCCGCCATCCTGCCGCGCCTGTCCGCCTCGGGCTTGTTCAATGCGGCCGACGTGTACCAGGCCAGATTTGCGGCCTCCCTGGCCGCGCCGGGCCAGGGCGACCTGGCCGCGGGCCTGGCCGCCCTCCTGTCCCTGGCCGTGCGCGAAGGGCATGTCTGCCTGCACCTGGACGACGCAACGGCCCGCGAGAGGCTTGAGGCCCTGGCTCTGAACGCATCTGTCGACCTGACGGCTACAGGCATCGTCGGCGGCCCGGATTCCGGCGCGCCCATGATCATCCATGGCCGGCGCCTCTATTTCTCCCGCTTCTTCCGGGACGAACGATCCCTGGCCGAAGCCTTCCTGCGCCTGGCTCAGACGCCGCCCCGCAAAATCCCCGAAGATCTCCTACCCGACATCTTCCGGCGCACGGACGCCCCGGACTGGCAGGACGTGGCCTGTTTCGCGGCCCTGCGCAGCCGTTTCTGCGTCATCTCGGGCGGACCGGGCACGGGCAAGACCACCACCGTGGCCCGCATCCTGACCCTGGCGGCCCGCATGCACGCGGGGAAAAGTTTCACCATCCGCCTGGCCGCGCCCACGGGCAAGGCGGCCTCGCGCATGACCGAAGCCCTGGCCCAGGCCTTTCCGGACGGCGCTCTGCCCCCCGAACTGGAAGCCTGCCTGACCCAGGGCGCCCAGACCGTTCATCGCCTGCTGGGCTGGGGCGCGCGCGGGTTCAGGCACCACCGGGACAACCCGCTGCCCCTGGACATGCTGGTGGTGGACGAGGCGTCCATGCTGGATCTCGAACTGACGGCGCGCCTGCTGGACGCCCTGCCGGAACATGCCGCCCTCGTCCTGCTGGGCGACCGCAACCAGCTGGCTTCAGTGGAAGCCGGAGCAGTCCTGGCAAACCTCTGCCACGAGGCTGCGGTCAACGCCTTCTCGCCCGGCTTTACGGCGGACGCGGGTGTGCCCGGCCTTCCGGTGACGGAGGTTGCGACGCCCCTGACCGACCATGTGGTGGAACTGCGCATGAGCTACCGATTTCGCGGGGACAGTGGCATCTCAGCCCTGGCCGCTTTCATCCGTGACGGGGACGCCGACCGGGCGGCGGCGCTTCTGGAACTGGAGCACGACGATCTGGAGGTGAAAACTCGCCCCGGCCCGACGGCCCTGGCCGCTGACCTGAAGCCGCTTCTACGCGGATCATTCGGGAAACTGGGAAAGGAAACGGCCCCCGGACGGGCCTTCGAAGCCCTGGGAACCCTGAGACTGCTGTCGCCGATCCGGCAGGGGCCGCGCGGCACCGAGGCCCTGAACCGCCTGGCGCAGGAGACCCTGGGCCAGGTCGGCGAAGTCTGGTACGCGGGCCGCCCGGTGATGATCCTGGAAAACGATTACAATCTGGGGCTCTTCAACGGCGACGTAGGCATCGCCCTGCCCGCAGGCCCTGAACTGAGGGTCTTCTTCCCGGGCCCGGAAGGCTTTGTCTCGTTCTCGCCCGCGCGGCTGCCGCGCTTCGAGACCTGCTACGCCATGACCGTGCACAAGAGCCAGGGCTCGGAATTCGGCCACACCGTCCTGGTCCTGCCGGAAGAACCTTGTCCGATCCTGGGCAGGGAACTTTTGTACACGGCGCTGACCCGGGCGAAAAAACAATTCTCGCTCATCGGCACTACGGATCAGGTCAGAACTGCGGTGCAACGCCCGGCTCGCCGCGATTCGGGACTCGAAGAGATGCTGGCGCGCAGGTTTCAGGCCTGA